Proteins from a genomic interval of Pseudodesulfovibrio nedwellii:
- a CDS encoding M24 family metallopeptidase, which translates to MNTAVFELRREALKEELKARNLPALLVSHAANRYYLSGFELHDPQCNESAGWLLITADGDDYLFTDPRYMDAARQVWDEKNIGIYAARKHDEVCAFLKGKGITSMGFEPKALHLFDYDKLSSLVQLTLTENVVESLRLYKDDEEIRRMEESIRLNHELFEYIEGQLVPGKTEVEIAWEVEKFFREQGAEELAFSTIVGVGPNAAKPHCIPSETKLRDNELVLIDTGCRYLDYNSDQTRTFWVGDTPSDRFKKTMDQVREAQQVAIDIIRPGLPFVDAYKASYAVFEKAGVESLFTHGLGHGVGLETHEPPSLSRGARGVLEAGMVVTVEPGLYDPEWGGIRWEYEILVTEDGCRVL; encoded by the coding sequence ATGAATACAGCTGTTTTTGAACTACGCCGCGAAGCTCTGAAAGAAGAACTCAAGGCGCGTAATCTTCCTGCTTTGCTCGTTTCCCACGCCGCCAACCGCTATTACCTGTCCGGTTTTGAACTGCACGATCCACAGTGCAATGAATCCGCTGGCTGGCTGCTCATCACGGCAGATGGCGACGACTACCTCTTCACCGATCCCCGGTATATGGATGCAGCCCGACAGGTTTGGGATGAAAAGAATATCGGCATCTATGCGGCCAGAAAACACGATGAAGTCTGCGCATTCCTCAAGGGAAAAGGCATTACTTCCATGGGATTCGAACCCAAAGCGCTGCATCTTTTCGACTACGACAAGCTCAGCTCTTTGGTCCAACTAACCCTCACGGAAAACGTAGTTGAGAGCCTGCGCCTGTACAAGGATGACGAAGAAATCCGACGCATGGAAGAATCCATCCGACTCAACCATGAACTTTTCGAATACATTGAAGGGCAACTTGTCCCCGGTAAAACCGAAGTGGAAATCGCCTGGGAAGTTGAAAAATTTTTCCGTGAACAGGGAGCCGAAGAATTGGCTTTCTCCACCATCGTCGGCGTTGGCCCCAACGCGGCCAAGCCCCACTGCATCCCCAGTGAAACCAAGCTGAGAGACAACGAACTGGTCCTCATCGATACAGGGTGCCGGTATCTGGACTACAATTCCGACCAGACACGCACCTTCTGGGTCGGCGACACGCCATCCGACCGCTTCAAAAAGACCATGGATCAAGTCCGTGAAGCACAACAGGTCGCCATCGACATCATCCGTCCGGGTCTACCCTTTGTAGACGCTTACAAGGCTTCCTACGCCGTTTTTGAGAAGGCTGGTGTAGAGTCATTGTTCACCCATGGTCTCGGCCACGGTGTTGGTCTGGAGACCCACGAACCTCCGAGTCTGTCCAGGGGTGCCAGAGGCGTACTGGAAGCAGGCATGGTGGTCACAGTAGAACCCGGCCTTTACGACCCCGAATGGGGCGGCATCCGCTGGGAATACGAAATACTGGTCACCGAAGACGGCTGCCGAGTATTGTAG
- a CDS encoding acyl-CoA thioesterase has protein sequence MEPKSATESAVVMTHLVLPQDANPAGNLHGGVILKHIDTAGGVVAKKHSRTNVVTVSIDRMAFKQPAYMGELLTFKASLNYVGRSSMEIGVRVEAENLATGEVRHTNSAYLTYVALGEDSKPTPVPPLTLENETTKRRHKEAVLRRELRKKELELEAGQKICLEKK, from the coding sequence ATGGAACCGAAATCCGCCACAGAATCCGCCGTGGTCATGACCCATCTGGTCCTGCCACAGGACGCCAATCCCGCCGGCAATTTGCACGGTGGCGTCATCCTCAAGCATATCGATACGGCAGGCGGTGTGGTCGCAAAGAAGCACTCGCGCACCAATGTCGTCACAGTATCCATCGACCGCATGGCCTTCAAGCAGCCCGCATATATGGGTGAACTGCTGACCTTCAAGGCGAGCCTCAACTATGTAGGTCGGTCCAGTATGGAAATCGGCGTCCGAGTGGAAGCCGAGAACCTCGCCACCGGAGAAGTGCGTCACACAAATTCCGCCTATCTGACCTATGTGGCGTTGGGTGAAGACAGCAAACCGACCCCGGTTCCGCCGCTCACACTTGAAAATGAGACAACCAAACGGCGACATAAAGAGGCCGTGCTTCGGCGAGAACTTCGCAAAAAGGAACTGGAGTTGGAAGCAGGTCAAAAAATCTGTCTTGAGAAGAAATAG
- the sfsA gene encoding DNA/RNA nuclease SfsA — protein MSCTLPFHAPCRTAAFIRRIKRFTVDAEALTGPDAGEILKAHTNNTGSMLGLLRPGSTALLSPAANPNRKLKYTLEALDLAGTMVGVNTLTPNRMLYKAWEISALSEMDGYEYFKKEAKVGQSRLDAFLSGERGDLWVECKNVTMVEDGIACFPDAITERGQKHLRELMALAKTGARVALFFLIQRSDGDCFGPADFIDPVYAELFYEAMDKGVEMWPYVAHVNEHGITLGQRLSVVLP, from the coding sequence ATGTCGTGTACGCTTCCGTTTCATGCGCCTTGCCGGACTGCTGCTTTTATTCGGCGTATCAAGCGATTCACTGTGGATGCTGAAGCCCTGACTGGCCCGGATGCAGGTGAGATACTCAAGGCACATACCAATAATACCGGCTCCATGCTCGGGCTGCTCAGGCCCGGCTCTACTGCATTGCTGTCTCCGGCAGCCAATCCCAATCGGAAGCTCAAGTATACCCTGGAGGCGTTGGATCTTGCCGGAACCATGGTTGGTGTGAATACGCTCACTCCCAACCGAATGCTTTATAAGGCTTGGGAAATTAGTGCCTTGTCAGAGATGGATGGCTACGAGTATTTCAAGAAGGAAGCCAAGGTTGGTCAGAGTCGGCTTGATGCGTTTTTGTCCGGCGAGCGTGGTGATCTTTGGGTGGAATGTAAGAATGTCACCATGGTTGAGGACGGTATAGCCTGTTTCCCTGATGCTATCACCGAGCGGGGGCAAAAGCATTTGCGTGAGCTTATGGCACTCGCCAAGACCGGGGCACGAGTGGCTCTTTTCTTTTTGATCCAGCGCTCTGATGGAGATTGTTTCGGGCCAGCGGATTTTATCGACCCTGTGTATGCCGAATTGTTTTACGAAGCGATGGACAAAGGCGTCGAAATGTGGCCCTACGTTGCTCATGTGAATGAGCATGGAATTACTCTGGGGCAACGACTTTCTGTCGTTTTGCCGTGA
- a CDS encoding VOC family protein: MPQYTGVNHLAMVTGDMDGTIRFWRDLLGMRLVAGLGHPGYRHYFLEISEQDMIAFFEWPDVESLEERDHGFPVKGRIGFDHVSFGVASDDDLWEIKDKLEAADLWCSEVVDHGFIHSIYAFDPNNIPIEFSAPVAGVDLRKTPIMADSNPSIEARKGPERQPGVWPKVTYPTSDGEREVYEGEGRQVVDALRKRNGK; encoded by the coding sequence ATGCCTCAATACACCGGCGTCAACCATCTCGCCATGGTCACCGGGGATATGGATGGTACCATCCGGTTTTGGCGTGACCTGCTCGGTATGCGTTTGGTGGCCGGACTTGGTCATCCCGGTTATCGTCATTATTTTTTGGAGATTTCCGAACAGGATATGATTGCCTTTTTCGAGTGGCCGGATGTTGAATCACTTGAGGAACGAGATCACGGGTTCCCGGTGAAAGGTCGAATTGGTTTTGATCACGTCTCTTTTGGTGTGGCCTCGGATGATGATCTGTGGGAGATCAAAGATAAGCTTGAGGCGGCTGATCTTTGGTGTTCTGAAGTGGTGGACCACGGGTTTATCCATTCAATCTATGCCTTTGATCCCAATAATATCCCCATCGAATTTAGTGCGCCTGTGGCGGGCGTGGACCTGCGAAAGACGCCGATTATGGCGGATTCCAATCCCAGTATTGAGGCCAGAAAGGGTCCCGAAAGGCAGCCCGGAGTCTGGCCTAAGGTGACATATCCTACCTCTGATGGTGAACGGGAAGTGTATGAAGGAGAAGGACGGCAGGTGGTCGATGCATTGCGGAAAAGGAATGGGAAATAG
- the hemW gene encoding radical SAM family heme chaperone HemW, producing MGKIYGEGVPVKPAFPEVSSREKGTNPNGKGLYLYIHVPFCKSRCSYCNFHSQAFNDVTFAWYYKLLLQEIALWGRRLKRPVLRTIYFGGGTPSLIPLNQLDQIMKTLDKHFVLSEGMEVTLEANPDSAQDVSYFRGLLSIGFNRLSLGMQSGNDHDLQIMNRPHSAAMTMQAYANAQRAGFGNIGLDLIWGLPGQRLKAWLDQLKVVAEMRPEHLSAYNLTLESDTLMAKRCGESGDLTLPTDTEQGRMFIYGAEYLESMGYMHYEVSNFARMGFMSVHNSGYWDGSDYLGLGPSAVSTLGKRRFTTPRYMDEYDAYVRGDMVGNDFEDLTENDLLAEMIMLSLRTSRGLDLKAFRERTGYDLVKRQEQLISALHRENLVRINQGRLRLTKNGMLVSNVIIQRLAFG from the coding sequence ATGGGTAAAATCTATGGTGAAGGAGTCCCTGTAAAGCCTGCGTTCCCGGAAGTCAGCAGCCGGGAAAAAGGAACGAATCCCAATGGCAAAGGGCTGTATCTATATATTCATGTCCCTTTTTGCAAATCTCGTTGTTCCTATTGTAATTTTCACTCGCAGGCCTTTAATGATGTCACCTTTGCGTGGTACTATAAGCTGTTGCTGCAAGAGATCGCGTTGTGGGGCAGACGACTGAAGCGGCCGGTCTTGCGGACTATTTATTTTGGTGGTGGTACTCCGAGTCTTATTCCTTTGAATCAGCTTGATCAAATTATGAAGACCCTCGATAAGCACTTCGTGTTGAGTGAGGGCATGGAAGTGACGTTGGAGGCCAATCCTGATTCGGCGCAGGACGTCAGTTATTTCAGAGGGTTGCTTTCTATCGGATTCAATCGTCTTTCTCTGGGGATGCAGAGTGGTAATGACCATGATCTTCAGATCATGAATAGACCGCATTCCGCTGCCATGACCATGCAGGCGTATGCCAATGCCCAACGAGCGGGGTTTGGTAATATCGGACTGGACTTGATTTGGGGGTTGCCTGGTCAGCGGCTTAAGGCATGGCTTGACCAGTTGAAGGTCGTGGCTGAAATGCGGCCCGAGCATCTTTCCGCATATAATCTGACGTTGGAATCCGACACCCTCATGGCGAAGCGGTGCGGCGAGTCCGGCGATCTGACCCTACCCACCGATACGGAGCAGGGGCGGATGTTCATCTATGGCGCTGAATATCTGGAGTCCATGGGATACATGCATTACGAGGTGTCCAATTTCGCGCGCATGGGTTTTATGTCCGTGCATAATTCCGGGTATTGGGATGGGTCAGATTACCTTGGTCTTGGTCCTTCAGCGGTCTCCACTCTCGGTAAGCGTCGTTTCACCACGCCTCGGTACATGGATGAATACGACGCCTATGTGCGTGGTGACATGGTGGGCAATGATTTTGAAGATCTGACCGAGAATGATCTGCTTGCAGAGATGATTATGTTGTCCTTGCGGACCAGTCGTGGTCTTGATCTCAAGGCATTCAGGGAGCGGACCGGGTATGATCTGGTGAAGCGACAGGAGCAGTTGATCTCGGCTTTGCATCGTGAAAATTTGGTGCGTATCAATCAGGGGCGACTTAGGTTGACCAAGAATGGTATGCTCGTGTCCAATGTTATCATTCAGCGGCTCGCTTTCGGATAA
- a CDS encoding epoxyqueuosine reductase QueH, with protein MKRVLLHICCGPCSITTIKTLQDQGHDVTGLFYNPNIHPLMEYVKRRDGCLEVAEKLGIKVIVKDNEYKPQEWFRSVAYREINRCFHCYAGRMERTSQIAKKGGFDFFTTTLLYSKYQKHDDISKLGQDLQSEKTRFFYHDFREGWQDGIVISKEWGIYRQQYCGCLYSENERYQRELGK; from the coding sequence ATGAAAAGAGTCCTTCTTCACATATGTTGCGGTCCGTGTTCCATCACCACCATTAAAACCCTTCAGGATCAGGGACATGATGTCACCGGATTATTCTACAATCCGAACATTCATCCCCTGATGGAGTATGTGAAGCGGCGCGATGGCTGTCTGGAAGTGGCGGAAAAGCTCGGCATCAAGGTTATCGTCAAGGATAACGAGTATAAGCCGCAGGAATGGTTCCGCAGTGTGGCCTACCGTGAGATTAACCGTTGTTTTCATTGTTATGCCGGTCGAATGGAGCGTACATCCCAGATAGCCAAGAAGGGTGGGTTCGATTTTTTCACCACGACATTGTTGTACTCAAAATATCAGAAGCATGACGATATTTCGAAGCTTGGACAGGACCTTCAGTCCGAGAAGACGCGCTTCTTCTACCATGATTTTCGTGAAGGTTGGCAGGACGGCATTGTGATCTCCAAGGAATGGGGGATTTACCGCCAACAGTATTGTGGCTGTCTTTACAGCGAAAATGAACGGTATCAACGAGAGCTGGGGAAATAA
- a CDS encoding DUF116 domain-containing protein, whose product MSPIRSIHKARKRLFIGLISCACLVVCLFLMALWVVPYVGLENIHPAAKWVLGSVLVILIGVVCIAYWGLFLNIIIRKPLPGAKRFRGLTIKLFLPLMVLLGRVFGIEKELIRLSFISVNNDLVLAEAGRYAPDKILLLMPHCLQNSRCDKRLTYDINNCERCGKCPIAGLLGLHDKYGVNLAVATGGTIARRIVVQLRPQMIIAVACHRDLSSGIQDTYPLPVYGVLNQRPNGPCLDTTVALDEVETMLQRFIDFDKLAAKTSEIGKTISTGQAAKSS is encoded by the coding sequence ATGAGTCCGATTCGATCCATACATAAGGCGCGTAAACGTCTCTTTATCGGCCTGATAAGTTGCGCCTGTCTGGTGGTCTGTCTGTTCCTTATGGCTCTATGGGTGGTCCCCTATGTGGGGCTTGAGAATATACACCCTGCGGCCAAATGGGTGTTGGGTAGTGTACTTGTTATTCTGATTGGAGTGGTTTGTATCGCCTATTGGGGCTTGTTTCTGAATATCATCATCAGAAAGCCTCTGCCCGGAGCCAAACGGTTTCGCGGCCTGACAATCAAGCTTTTCTTGCCACTGATGGTTTTGCTCGGTCGAGTGTTCGGCATTGAAAAGGAATTGATTCGACTATCGTTTATTTCTGTGAACAACGATTTAGTTTTGGCTGAAGCGGGGCGGTATGCTCCTGATAAGATTCTGTTGCTCATGCCGCATTGCCTGCAGAATTCCCGGTGCGACAAACGACTGACTTACGATATCAACAATTGCGAGCGATGCGGGAAATGTCCCATTGCCGGGTTGCTTGGTTTGCATGATAAATACGGGGTGAATCTGGCTGTAGCTACAGGCGGCACCATTGCCCGCCGTATTGTGGTACAGCTTCGGCCGCAGATGATTATTGCCGTGGCCTGTCATCGAGATTTATCCAGCGGTATTCAGGATACCTATCCGTTGCCGGTGTATGGTGTGCTCAATCAACGGCCCAATGGTCCGTGTCTCGATACCACCGTGGCTTTGGATGAAGTAGAGACCATGCTCCAGCGGTTTATTGATTTTGATAAGCTTGCAGCAAAAACGTCTGAAATCGGCAAGACCATTTCCACCGGACAGGCAGCCAAATCTTCCTAG
- the fmt gene encoding methionyl-tRNA formyltransferase, with amino-acid sequence MNTNSTPSESWGAVDLKPLRIVFMGTPDFAAEALSILLAFDAADVVGVYSQPDRPCGRGRQCKPSAVKKVALENDIPVFQPENFKDQKAIDELAALKPDVLVVAAYGLILPQAVLDIPTIHPLNIHASLLPQWRGAAPIQRAIENGDVVTGVSIMKMEAGLDTGPVMVQRALRIGHNDHAGTIHDELAKLGGICICEAMARLQTGAYDLKEQDNENATYAKKLEKKEGEINWNRPVAAIHNQIRAMYPWPGAFFDWTNPEGKVIRLNVTPGEPSEDSAPNVEPGTVLGEMDGKLAIVAADTIYLTPEVKPQGKKAMDATAFTCGYMKECK; translated from the coding sequence ATAAATACGAATTCGACCCCCTCCGAGTCGTGGGGCGCTGTGGATTTGAAGCCGTTGCGCATAGTCTTCATGGGGACGCCTGACTTTGCTGCCGAGGCATTGAGCATCCTGCTCGCTTTTGATGCTGCTGATGTTGTCGGGGTATATTCCCAGCCAGATCGTCCGTGCGGTCGTGGCAGACAGTGCAAGCCGTCCGCAGTGAAAAAGGTGGCTTTGGAAAATGATATTCCTGTTTTTCAGCCTGAAAATTTTAAGGATCAGAAAGCTATCGACGAGCTGGCCGCGCTTAAACCTGATGTGCTGGTGGTGGCTGCCTACGGGTTGATTCTGCCGCAGGCTGTGCTTGATATTCCGACCATTCATCCGCTTAATATCCACGCCTCCCTGTTGCCTCAGTGGCGTGGCGCGGCTCCGATTCAACGGGCTATTGAGAATGGGGATGTGGTTACTGGCGTTTCTATCATGAAGATGGAAGCCGGATTGGACACCGGCCCGGTCATGGTACAACGCGCTCTGCGTATAGGCCATAACGACCACGCCGGGACCATCCATGATGAACTGGCAAAACTTGGTGGCATTTGTATCTGTGAGGCCATGGCCCGATTACAGACCGGAGCCTATGACCTCAAGGAGCAGGATAACGAAAATGCCACCTACGCCAAGAAGTTGGAAAAGAAGGAAGGCGAAATCAATTGGAACCGTCCTGTTGCGGCCATCCATAACCAGATTCGTGCCATGTATCCGTGGCCCGGAGCCTTTTTTGACTGGACCAACCCGGAAGGCAAGGTCATTCGATTGAATGTTACGCCGGGTGAGCCCTCCGAAGATTCTGCTCCCAATGTCGAACCGGGAACAGTGTTGGGTGAAATGGACGGCAAGCTCGCCATTGTTGCCGCTGACACTATTTATTTGACCCCGGAAGTGAAACCTCAGGGCAAAAAAGCGATGGATGCCACGGCTTTTACTTGTGGGTACATGAAGGAATGCAAATAG
- the def gene encoding peptide deformylase, with the protein MKLDICTWPDEVLAAKAEPLGEVTPELKELIENMIETMYESDGVGLAAPQIGESIRLICVDQTGPKVRGDLRVLINPEIVECDGEVESEEGCLSCPELSTKVKRSEHVVCKALDPDGKEVVIDTAGFLAIILQHEIDHLEGVTLADRVGRLKKAMYKKKALKWKR; encoded by the coding sequence ATGAAATTAGATATATGTACGTGGCCTGATGAAGTCTTGGCTGCCAAGGCCGAACCTCTTGGAGAGGTCACTCCCGAGTTGAAAGAACTCATCGAAAACATGATCGAGACCATGTACGAGTCTGATGGCGTGGGCCTTGCTGCCCCGCAGATTGGCGAGTCCATCCGACTCATCTGTGTGGATCAGACAGGTCCCAAGGTGCGTGGCGATCTGCGGGTGCTCATCAACCCGGAAATCGTGGAATGTGACGGTGAAGTGGAATCCGAGGAAGGCTGCCTGAGCTGCCCGGAACTGAGCACCAAGGTCAAACGTTCCGAGCATGTCGTATGCAAGGCTCTGGACCCGGACGGCAAGGAAGTTGTCATTGATACCGCTGGTTTTTTGGCGATCATATTACAGCATGAAATAGATCACCTTGAAGGTGTGACCCTGGCTGATCGTGTTGGGCGTCTGAAAAAAGCCATGTACAAAAAAAAGGCTCTCAAGTGGAAGAGATAA
- the aspS gene encoding aspartate--tRNA ligase, with the protein MSEHQEERDYEEFRVIEDLAGWRRTHHNNQLTAANMDEEVCLMGWVQFRRDHGGLIFLDLRDREGLTQVVFNPEENAEVHERAHAIRPEYVVAIKGKVRPRPEGMANSNMVTGEVEIEVFEYKLLNTSDTPPFPIEDRVEVGENLRLKYRFLDLRRPSLAKNFIIRNKAAQSVRRYLDALGFLEVETPVLTKSTPEGARDFLVPSRVNQGEFYALPQSPQLFKQMLMVSGMDRYFQIVKCFRDEDLRADRQPEFTQIDIEMSFTDEALIQDMAEGMVKTLFKETIDVELPAEFPRMSFADAMNYYGVDKPDLRFELKHIDITDVFKNSGFKVFASSELVKVMLVPGGATLSRKEIDQYTKFVEIYGSKGLAWIKVKEDGAWQSPIVKFFSEDEIAELRSRTNCQPGDILFFQAGPADIANAALGNLRCEIAKDMDLIDESVFKPVWITDFPLLEYDAEEKRYVARHHPFTSALPEQMEVLEKDPGNAIARAYDLVMNGYEVGGGSIRIHTPEQQKHMFAALGIDEEEARAKFGFLMDALKFGAPPHGGIAFGLDRLIMILTGSKSIRDVIAFPKTQRATCLMTEAPSEVPNKQLRDLGIRLREKKKEE; encoded by the coding sequence ATGTCTGAACATCAGGAAGAACGAGACTACGAAGAATTTCGCGTTATTGAAGATTTGGCCGGTTGGCGCCGTACACATCACAATAATCAGCTGACCGCGGCCAATATGGACGAGGAAGTTTGTCTCATGGGTTGGGTCCAGTTCCGACGCGACCATGGTGGATTGATTTTTCTCGATCTGCGTGATCGTGAAGGTTTGACTCAGGTGGTTTTCAATCCTGAGGAAAACGCTGAGGTGCATGAACGCGCCCACGCCATCCGTCCCGAATATGTGGTGGCAATCAAGGGCAAGGTCCGTCCTCGTCCCGAAGGCATGGCTAATTCGAATATGGTCACCGGTGAAGTGGAAATCGAAGTTTTCGAGTACAAGTTGCTCAATACCTCCGATACCCCGCCGTTCCCCATCGAAGATCGCGTGGAAGTGGGCGAGAACCTGCGCCTCAAGTATCGCTTCCTCGACCTGCGTCGTCCTTCGCTGGCAAAGAATTTTATTATCCGCAACAAGGCTGCCCAGTCTGTGCGTCGCTATTTGGATGCCCTCGGCTTCCTTGAGGTTGAGACTCCGGTACTGACCAAGTCCACCCCCGAAGGTGCGCGTGACTTCTTGGTGCCCAGTCGCGTCAATCAGGGTGAGTTTTACGCTCTGCCTCAGTCTCCACAGTTGTTCAAGCAGATGCTCATGGTTTCCGGCATGGACCGGTATTTCCAGATCGTCAAGTGCTTCCGCGACGAGGACTTGCGAGCCGATCGTCAGCCTGAGTTCACTCAGATTGATATCGAAATGTCCTTCACCGACGAAGCCCTGATTCAGGATATGGCTGAAGGCATGGTCAAGACCTTGTTCAAGGAAACCATCGACGTGGAACTGCCCGCCGAGTTTCCTCGTATGAGCTTCGCAGACGCTATGAATTATTATGGTGTAGACAAGCCTGACCTTCGTTTCGAATTGAAGCACATCGATATCACCGACGTGTTCAAAAACTCTGGTTTCAAAGTTTTCGCTTCTTCCGAATTGGTCAAGGTCATGCTCGTCCCCGGCGGCGCGACTTTGTCCCGCAAGGAGATCGATCAGTACACCAAGTTTGTTGAAATTTATGGTTCCAAGGGCCTTGCTTGGATCAAGGTCAAGGAAGACGGCGCATGGCAGTCGCCTATCGTCAAGTTCTTCTCCGAAGACGAGATTGCAGAATTGCGCAGCCGCACCAATTGTCAGCCCGGAGACATCCTGTTTTTTCAGGCCGGTCCCGCTGACATTGCCAACGCTGCACTTGGTAACCTGCGTTGCGAAATCGCTAAAGACATGGATCTCATTGATGAATCCGTGTTCAAGCCGGTTTGGATCACAGATTTCCCGCTGCTTGAATATGATGCTGAAGAAAAGCGTTATGTTGCTCGTCATCATCCCTTCACCTCCGCTCTGCCTGAGCAGATGGAAGTGCTGGAAAAAGATCCCGGCAACGCCATTGCCCGCGCTTATGACCTGGTCATGAACGGTTACGAGGTTGGCGGTGGCTCTATCCGTATTCATACCCCGGAACAGCAGAAGCACATGTTCGCTGCCCTCGGTATTGATGAAGAAGAAGCCCGTGCGAAGTTCGGTTTCCTTATGGACGCTCTCAAGTTTGGTGCACCGCCCCATGGCGGAATCGCTTTTGGTCTGGATCGTCTCATCATGATTTTGACTGGTTCCAAGTCCATTCGTGACGTCATAGCTTTCCCCAAGACACAGAGGGCCACTTGTCTCATGACAGAAGCTCCGTCCGAAGTGCCGAACAAGCAGCTTCGCGATTTGGGCATTCGTTTACGGGAAAAGAAAAAAGAAGAGTAA
- the hisS gene encoding histidine--tRNA ligase, which translates to MAKVQKIKGFVDLFPEEAAKFSFMESQAREAFTRYGFGELRTPILEKTELFQKSIGEDTDVVGKEMFTFPDRKNRSLTMRPEATAGVVRAFIESKTHQPGKVSKYFTFGPMFRYERPQKGRQRQFHQINAEIFGAPEAQADAELILMLRSFLNSLGLTKLTIELNSLGCHECRPTYKQALVDYYLSKDKEQFCEDCQRRMETNPLRVLDCKVPACKELVADAPSITDHLCDECETHFTDVKTILDGAGVAYELNPRLVRGLDYYVRTCFEVASYDIGSQTAVAGGGRYDGLIKNLGGADCPATGFACGMERLALLLDQMELDKPDFYLAVVDKGAANAAMLFAQQLRDKGLKGETSFSGGSMKSRMRAANKSGAKVCLIMGGDELTNETITVKYMEEERDQETLGRSEYLAKV; encoded by the coding sequence AAAATCAAAGGATTCGTGGACCTTTTCCCAGAAGAGGCCGCCAAATTCTCATTTATGGAGTCTCAGGCTCGTGAAGCCTTCACGCGATATGGGTTTGGCGAATTGCGCACACCTATTTTGGAAAAGACGGAATTGTTCCAGAAATCCATCGGTGAAGACACAGACGTGGTGGGCAAGGAAATGTTCACTTTTCCTGACCGCAAGAATCGTTCCCTGACAATGCGGCCTGAAGCCACGGCGGGTGTTGTCCGTGCATTCATCGAATCCAAGACGCATCAGCCCGGCAAGGTTTCCAAATATTTCACGTTCGGTCCGATGTTTCGCTATGAGCGCCCTCAAAAGGGCCGTCAGCGTCAGTTTCATCAGATTAATGCCGAGATTTTCGGCGCTCCTGAGGCACAGGCTGATGCCGAGTTGATTCTCATGCTCCGTTCTTTCCTGAACAGCCTTGGACTGACCAAGCTGACTATCGAGCTGAATTCGCTGGGTTGTCACGAGTGCCGTCCTACCTACAAGCAGGCTTTGGTGGATTACTACTTGTCCAAAGACAAGGAACAGTTCTGCGAAGACTGTCAGCGCCGCATGGAAACCAATCCGTTACGTGTTCTCGACTGCAAGGTTCCTGCCTGCAAGGAATTGGTTGCGGATGCCCCCAGCATTACCGATCACCTGTGCGATGAGTGTGAAACGCATTTCACGGATGTGAAGACCATTCTGGATGGCGCCGGCGTTGCCTACGAGCTGAATCCCCGATTGGTGCGTGGATTGGATTATTATGTGCGTACCTGTTTTGAGGTGGCGTCTTATGATATTGGTTCCCAGACCGCTGTTGCAGGTGGTGGTCGATATGACGGCCTGATCAAGAATCTTGGAGGCGCAGATTGTCCTGCCACGGGGTTTGCCTGTGGTATGGAACGACTGGCTCTTTTGCTCGATCAGATGGAGCTGGACAAGCCCGACTTTTATCTCGCAGTGGTGGACAAGGGCGCGGCCAATGCGGCCATGCTTTTTGCCCAGCAGCTTCGCGATAAGGGACTCAAGGGTGAAACGAGTTTTTCCGGCGGGTCCATGAAGTCCCGCATGCGTGCCGCCAACAAGTCCGGCGCAAAAGTCTGCCTGATCATGGGTGGCGACGAGTTGACGAATGAGACCATCACCGTCAAGTACATGGAAGAGGAGCGCGACCAGGAAACCCTGGGCCGGTCCGAGTATTTGGCGAAAGTATAA